The proteins below come from a single Terriglobales bacterium genomic window:
- a CDS encoding peroxiredoxin, producing MPKLPVPGAAKSDFTTLPENLPRPVDDGAASHLTNLVIPSVALDSTMGGAVDLSRVPGRAVVFAYPKTGRPGQVPPAPDWDMIPGARGCTPHTCGFRDLYGEFTMLGARIYGLSTQTSDYQQEMVKRLHVPFPVLSDSELRLMRAMRLPNFKVARQTLLKRLAWVADDGKIVKVFYPVFPPDKNAEEVLEWLRANQPRIKKPRSQAKERK from the coding sequence ATGCCAAAGCTGCCAGTTCCCGGTGCCGCGAAATCCGATTTCACTACCTTGCCGGAAAATCTGCCTCGCCCGGTGGACGATGGCGCCGCGTCACATCTCACAAACTTAGTGATTCCTTCCGTCGCTCTGGATTCCACCATGGGAGGTGCGGTGGACCTGTCACGGGTGCCGGGGCGCGCGGTTGTGTTCGCGTATCCGAAAACCGGCAGGCCTGGACAGGTTCCACCTGCTCCCGACTGGGACATGATTCCCGGCGCGCGGGGCTGCACTCCTCACACCTGCGGCTTCCGCGATCTCTATGGCGAGTTCACGATGCTCGGCGCCCGGATCTACGGCCTAAGTACGCAGACCAGCGACTACCAGCAAGAGATGGTCAAACGGCTGCACGTCCCCTTTCCCGTGCTGAGCGACTCCGAGTTGCGCCTGATGCGAGCTATGCGCCTGCCAAATTTCAAAGTGGCGCGCCAGACCCTGCTTAAGCGACTGGCATGGGTCGCCGACGATGGCAAAATCGTGAAGGTGTTTTATCCTGTCTTCCCCCCGGATAAGAATGCAGAAGAAGTGCTGGAGTGGCTGCGCGCCAATCAGCCCAGGATCAAGAAACCCCGCAGCCAGGCGAAAGAGCGCAAGTGA
- a CDS encoding PPOX class F420-dependent oxidoreductase yields the protein MVNALTDQIVALLDRRNFAHLATIMPDGSPHSAPVWLGREGQHILVCTSENSIKAKNARRDPRVAISIVDLKDPYSEVQLRGRVVEQRPDPDLKHLDAISQKYVGKPFPFRDEPQVALVIEVDKARYMKEPFEHAA from the coding sequence ATGGTAAATGCACTTACCGATCAGATCGTCGCCTTACTTGATCGCCGTAATTTTGCGCATCTTGCAACCATCATGCCGGATGGCTCACCTCACAGCGCGCCGGTGTGGTTAGGACGCGAAGGCCAGCACATCCTGGTCTGCACGTCGGAGAACTCCATCAAAGCGAAGAATGCGCGCCGCGATCCGCGAGTTGCAATTTCAATTGTCGACCTGAAGGATCCTTACAGCGAAGTGCAACTGCGTGGGCGGGTCGTCGAGCAGCGGCCTGATCCTGATTTGAAGCATCTGGATGCGATCTCGCAAAAGTACGTGGGCAAGCCGTTCCCGTTTCGCGACGAACCACAAGTGGCTCTGGTGATCGAGGTCGACAAGGCCCGATACATGAAGGAGCCGTTCGAGCATGCAGCGTAG
- a CDS encoding aldehyde dehydrogenase family protein, which produces MASEPQVIARHLASHNPADGSLVGEYAIASTAEVQHAVDRAHAAQKLWRDTPLRERIEVIRRFQRVLHQHKDEVAEAVTREAGKPLVEALLTEVLVVLDAARFLIENAFRLLRPEAVPHGNPIMKTKRGKLVREPYGVIGIISPWNYPFSTPATETLGALVAGNAVVLKPSEFTPGVALKLAELFEKGGLPEGLLQVVAGEGETGAALIASGIDKLIFTGSVATGKRVAQAAAERLLPVVLELGGKDAMVVLDDVDVDVAAAGAVWGAFVNAGQACLSVERCYVHRSLYEQFAAACAEKTAKLRVGNGLDAETDVGPLIHDRQLRIVEEHVADAVARGARVLTGGRRLPALGPNFYAPTVLAGVDHSMRIMREETFGPVLPIMACDSESEAIRLANDSEFGLSASVWTRDRARGEKLAAQLDAGTVMVNDAVTCFGISEAPHGGFKASGLGRTHGRMGLEEMVRVKYIDSDLLPSVKKVWWYGYGTEFSRQMRGFVDFLFAPGLGRRLRGGLQSRASLFRKRL; this is translated from the coding sequence ATGGCGAGTGAGCCCCAAGTCATCGCGCGGCACCTGGCCTCGCACAATCCTGCTGACGGTTCCCTGGTTGGCGAATACGCGATCGCCAGCACTGCCGAGGTACAGCATGCGGTCGATCGCGCCCACGCCGCGCAGAAGCTCTGGCGTGATACCCCCTTGCGTGAGCGGATCGAAGTGATCCGCCGCTTTCAACGAGTCCTTCACCAACATAAAGACGAAGTGGCCGAGGCCGTCACGCGTGAAGCCGGAAAGCCGCTGGTCGAGGCGCTACTGACGGAAGTGCTGGTAGTGCTCGATGCGGCGCGATTTCTGATCGAAAATGCCTTTCGCCTGCTGCGCCCCGAGGCGGTGCCGCACGGCAATCCCATCATGAAGACCAAACGCGGCAAGCTGGTTCGCGAACCCTACGGCGTCATCGGCATCATTTCGCCGTGGAATTACCCGTTCTCGACGCCAGCGACCGAAACGCTTGGCGCGCTGGTGGCGGGCAATGCCGTGGTGCTGAAGCCGTCGGAATTTACACCGGGAGTGGCTCTCAAGCTCGCGGAGTTGTTCGAAAAAGGCGGACTGCCGGAGGGTCTGCTTCAGGTAGTTGCAGGCGAGGGCGAAACTGGCGCGGCGCTAATTGCCTCCGGCATCGACAAGCTGATCTTCACCGGAAGCGTGGCCACGGGAAAGCGCGTAGCCCAGGCGGCAGCGGAGCGCCTGTTACCCGTAGTGCTGGAACTGGGCGGCAAGGACGCCATGGTTGTGCTGGATGATGTTGACGTGGACGTAGCTGCGGCCGGAGCGGTGTGGGGCGCGTTTGTCAATGCCGGGCAGGCGTGCCTTTCGGTCGAGCGCTGTTATGTGCACCGCAGTCTTTATGAACAATTCGCTGCCGCTTGCGCGGAAAAAACAGCGAAGCTGAGAGTGGGCAACGGATTGGATGCGGAAACAGATGTCGGTCCGCTGATCCATGACCGGCAGTTGCGAATCGTCGAAGAGCATGTGGCCGACGCGGTGGCGCGCGGCGCGCGAGTGCTGACAGGCGGCCGGCGGCTGCCCGCGCTGGGTCCCAACTTTTATGCGCCTACGGTGCTGGCAGGCGTAGATCACTCGATGCGCATTATGCGCGAGGAGACCTTTGGTCCGGTGCTGCCGATCATGGCCTGCGACAGCGAGAGCGAGGCGATCCGGCTCGCAAACGATTCCGAGTTCGGTCTGTCGGCAAGCGTGTGGACGCGTGACCGCGCGCGCGGCGAAAAGCTCGCCGCCCAACTCGATGCCGGCACAGTGATGGTGAACGATGCCGTGACGTGCTTCGGTATCAGCGAAGCGCCGCACGGAGGCTTCAAAGCCAGCGGCCTGGGCCGGACCCACGGGCGCATGGGGCTGGAGGAGATGGTGCGAGTGAAGTACATCGACTCCGACCTGCTGCCGTCTGTGAAGAAAGTCTGGTGGTACGGCTACGGCACCGAGTTCTCGCGGCAGATGCGGGGTTTCGTGGATTTTCTGTTTGCGCCGGGCCTTGGGAGGCGCTTGCGTGGAGGATTGCAGTCGCGGGCGTCACTGTTTCGCAAGCGGTTGTAA
- the truA gene encoding tRNA pseudouridine(38-40) synthase TruA, with protein MTRNIKLVLAYDGTDFNGWQIQPGLPTIQGALADAIFRLSGEQVLPQGSGRTDAGVHALGQVASFVTNSPIPIQKVVVALNDLLPASVRVLEAEEVAADFHPRRSARAKTYRYRIYREAVCPPFLARYVYHHPYPLAEASMRDAAHLVVGEHDFTSFAAVDEERVERMRQAQENDEDGPNNLRTILSSEFRRVEPELIYTVRGSGFLHHMVRNLVGLFLLVGKGTVAPEEVTRILRARDRSANPGATAPAGGLYLVNVEYGCE; from the coding sequence ATGACACGCAACATCAAACTCGTGCTGGCCTATGACGGGACGGATTTCAATGGCTGGCAGATTCAGCCTGGACTTCCCACCATACAGGGCGCCCTCGCAGATGCGATTTTTCGCCTGAGCGGTGAGCAGGTTCTGCCGCAAGGATCGGGGCGCACCGATGCCGGAGTTCACGCGCTCGGCCAGGTGGCTTCCTTTGTGACCAACTCTCCGATCCCGATTCAGAAGGTGGTCGTGGCATTAAATGATCTGCTGCCGGCAAGCGTGCGGGTTCTGGAAGCGGAGGAGGTGGCTGCTGACTTTCATCCGCGACGATCGGCGCGCGCCAAGACCTACCGCTACCGCATCTACCGCGAAGCTGTATGCCCGCCCTTTCTGGCGCGCTATGTCTATCACCATCCGTATCCGTTGGCGGAGGCTTCTATGCGGGATGCTGCGCACCTCGTGGTAGGGGAGCACGATTTCACTTCCTTTGCAGCGGTGGACGAGGAGCGGGTGGAGCGGATGCGGCAGGCACAGGAGAACGACGAGGATGGCCCGAATAATTTGCGCACGATTCTTTCGTCGGAGTTTCGCCGCGTCGAGCCGGAGCTGATTTACACGGTGCGTGGGAGCGGATTTCTCCATCACATGGTGCGGAATCTGGTCGGCCTCTTCCTGCTGGTGGGGAAGGGAACGGTAGCGCCGGAGGAGGTAACGCGCATTCTGCGAGCGCGAGATCGCTCCGCGAATCCGGGGGCAACCGCTCCGGCCGGCGGGCTGTATCTGGTTAACGTGGAGTATGGTTGCGAATAA
- a CDS encoding TolC family protein, whose product MRSYSRALLWTSRLVLVSVLALTISAAQDQASQTNSSSLPAAPTPAAPAPAPAPASTSTATGLPDYSKPRSHIFNVIAPYSPRHVAPPSFTNSSRIDQVFRNGTMYLSMNDAVALALENNLDLAIARYNLSIADTDILRTKAGASFRGVNTGLVQGTPGGGVGGFGSGASGPGAGGTTTAAGGAATGAGGIVISTLGGGPTTPIYDPFLSGTVQFERATTPQASILAGAEQLTQNNTLANFTYNQGFATGTTMAVGFNNSRVTTNSLFNSLSPQLGSNFRLTVTQHLLQGLGWGVNTRSIKIAKNNREISDVAFRQQVIATVVQIQNIYWDLVNAYEDVKVKERSLALAEKTLADNRKQVEIGTLAPIEIVRAESDAATRTQDLIVSQTNLQLQQLLMKNAISRNLTDNVLASSPVIPTDTMTEPGQEPVLPTEELISDALSHRPELAQARIDLTNRALNNKGLRSGLLPSLDLYAFYGGAGLGGDQSAIATCSPANTNSFCTPPGSFPSRSYGDTFSSLFDTSAPDRGLGFNLTIPIRNRAAQADQVRGELEFRQAQMRLQQLENQIRIDVRNSQFVLQQNRARVEAALKGVAFGRENLDAEQKKYALGASTNTLVLQAQRDLAQAESTLVAARAAYEKSRVDLDRAIGLTLPHMGIEMADAETGHVEKSPQVPGVIHAEPAQPSVPPATQTPPQSEPQTQPK is encoded by the coding sequence ATGCGCTCATACAGTCGTGCTTTGCTTTGGACCAGCCGTCTGGTCCTGGTTTCGGTCTTAGCCCTCACCATATCAGCAGCGCAAGATCAAGCGAGTCAGACCAATTCATCGTCTCTGCCGGCGGCGCCGACTCCGGCGGCGCCTGCTCCCGCACCGGCCCCGGCTTCCACGTCCACTGCGACGGGACTGCCCGACTACTCTAAACCGCGCTCGCACATCTTCAACGTTATCGCCCCTTATTCTCCCCGCCACGTGGCGCCGCCGAGTTTTACCAACAGCTCGCGCATCGACCAGGTGTTCCGTAACGGCACGATGTATCTGTCCATGAACGATGCGGTGGCTCTCGCGTTGGAGAACAATTTGGATCTAGCCATTGCCCGCTACAATCTGTCCATCGCCGATACGGACATCTTGCGCACCAAGGCAGGCGCTTCCTTTCGCGGCGTCAACACCGGCCTGGTGCAGGGCACGCCCGGAGGCGGAGTAGGCGGATTCGGTAGCGGTGCTTCAGGTCCGGGCGCGGGCGGCACCACAACGGCGGCAGGCGGTGCCGCTACCGGTGCGGGTGGAATCGTGATCTCGACTCTGGGTGGCGGCCCCACCACTCCCATTTACGATCCCTTTCTCAGCGGCACAGTCCAGTTTGAACGCGCCACTACACCACAGGCCAGCATCCTGGCCGGCGCGGAGCAACTCACCCAGAACAACACTCTCGCAAACTTCACCTACAACCAGGGCTTTGCTACCGGTACAACCATGGCCGTGGGCTTCAACAACTCACGTGTTACCACGAACAGCTTGTTCAACTCTCTCAGTCCGCAACTGGGCAGCAACTTTCGCCTGACGGTCACGCAGCACTTGCTGCAGGGTTTGGGCTGGGGAGTGAACACCCGCAGCATCAAGATCGCCAAGAACAATCGAGAAATCTCTGACGTCGCGTTCCGCCAACAGGTAATTGCCACTGTGGTTCAGATCCAGAATATCTATTGGGACCTGGTCAACGCCTACGAGGACGTGAAAGTGAAGGAGCGCTCTCTGGCGCTGGCGGAGAAAACACTCGCCGATAATCGCAAGCAGGTGGAGATCGGAACCCTGGCGCCGATCGAAATCGTGCGCGCGGAATCGGATGCTGCCACTCGCACCCAAGACCTGATTGTCTCTCAGACCAATTTGCAACTGCAGCAGCTGCTGATGAAGAATGCAATCAGCCGCAATCTCACCGACAATGTGCTGGCCTCGTCGCCAGTCATTCCGACCGACACCATGACCGAGCCTGGCCAGGAGCCGGTGCTGCCCACCGAGGAACTGATCAGCGACGCACTTTCCCATCGCCCGGAACTGGCGCAGGCGCGCATCGACCTCACCAACCGTGCGCTGAACAATAAGGGCCTGCGGAGTGGGCTGCTGCCGAGTCTCGACCTATATGCTTTCTACGGTGGCGCCGGGCTGGGTGGTGATCAGAGCGCCATTGCGACCTGCAGCCCCGCCAATACCAACAGTTTTTGCACTCCCCCCGGCAGCTTTCCCTCGCGTAGCTACGGCGATACCTTCAGCAGCCTGTTCGACACGTCTGCGCCCGACCGCGGCTTGGGCTTCAATCTGACCATCCCTATCCGCAATCGCGCCGCCCAGGCGGATCAGGTGCGTGGAGAACTCGAATTCCGCCAGGCGCAGATGCGCCTGCAGCAGCTCGAAAATCAGATTCGCATCGATGTACGCAACTCGCAATTCGTTTTACAGCAGAACCGTGCGCGCGTGGAAGCGGCCCTCAAGGGGGTCGCCTTTGGGCGAGAGAACCTGGATGCGGAGCAGAAGAAGTACGCTCTTGGGGCTTCCACCAATACCCTGGTGCTGCAGGCGCAACGCGACCTGGCGCAGGCGGAATCTACCCTGGTGGCTGCCCGCGCTGCTTATGAGAAATCGCGGGTGGACCTCGACCGCGCCATCGGCCTGACGCTGCCGCATATGGGGATTGAAATGGCCGACGCCGAGACTGGGCACGTGGAGAAGTCGCCACAGGTTCCAGGAGTAATTCACGCGGAACCCGCGCAGCCGTCGGTCCCACCGGCCACGCAAACTCCGCCTCAGTCGGAGCCGCAGACGCAGCCGAAGTAA